AGTGTCGAAAAGCTCCAGTGCCTCCGCCTGGTCGGTTGAAGCGACAGCTTCGGCTGCACGATAGGCAGCATTAGCTTCTGACAAAACCGTCTTCCGTTGAGACTCGCTAAGTTCGGGTAGCGACCGCTGACTCTCGCCACCCTCGACCCAAGATGGAGTCATCAAAACGGCTAGCAACATCAGACTGGCTACGGTCGTCCGCCCGACTGAACGGGGAGCGATCATCTTTGCCGATTTCTTCGATCGCCGAATGTTCCTTTTCGATACGTGCGTCATCGCTGAGTCAAGTAGATCAACTAATGAACAAGCCGGTTGCTTTGAACCCGACGTCGCTGCCAGACCCTCGTATCGAGAAGAGTGAGAAACTGTTTCTGCAGAATCCCTTGGAGCTGATTGAAATCGACTGAGTCGATCCAAAAATGACTCCAACTGATTGGCTTCCGCGAATAAACCGAGCACTCTCAACACACCCACCGCTTGTCGATCGGATCCCACCTTTTCACCCGATTTATCGGCTACAAAGTTCACCAGCGACTGCACAACCGCTGCATCCGTGTCCGCTGCATTGATCCGTTTCAACGCGAGGGTTTTCGCGAATCGACTTCGCGGCAGACGCACCCCGTAGCCCAGAGCCATTCGACCGGCTGCGATCAGCAGCCAAACAACGGCGGGCAGAATAGCGAAATACTTCCAGGTCGAGCGACTCGGTACTGACATCGAATTCAATAGCATCCCTGAATCGTTGTTGGTAAAGTCAGGAGTCGCATCTAACGAAGACGTCGAAGCCTGATCGTCTCCGCTGGGACTGGAGTTACTGATAATCGAATCCATGGCCAACATCTCGGACTCGTTAACGGTGATCGGAATCGCTTCGGTATAAACCGTCTCATACTGTTCCTTGTCCGGGTCAAAGAAACTGAATGGAATGGGCGGAACTTCCGAGACGCCAGCCCTACGGGGCCGGATAGTGGTCACAAATACCTTCGTATTGTCCTGCACAAACCCTCCCGGAGACTGATCCATCACTTTAAAATCGTTTGTAAAGATTGGCATTTCATAGAGCGGAGGTGCTTGCACCAATTCCATCGGTCCATCGCCCAACACACCGATTCTTAATGTAATTGGGTCTCCGGCCGCAACCACGCTCGGTTCCGCTTCGGCAACGATTCGATACCTTCCCACGGCCCCTCGATAGTCGGTCGGTCGATCCGCTGTAGGCACCGCCACCACCTCGGTTGCATTGACGGTAGCTTCCGCCACAATCGGCCTCGCATCTGCAACACGTAATCGGCTCCCAAAAGGCGAAGAGCCAAAAAAATCATCTGCGAACATGGATCCGAATGGATCACGAGATCGCCCCAGCGATACCGGATAATTAACCACGATCTGAACGTCATTGCCGTCAATCTTACCTGGTCGCGTCGGATAGACAGTGGCGTCAATTTCATACAGAAAATAACTACGCTCATCGCCATTTCCATCATCACGCAAGACTTCAACCCCCCGAGGTCGTTCTTGGTTCTCAGCCATTTCCTGCAGCCGATCGGCAAACTTCCCCCAGGCCGTTGATTCCGATAGCATTTGCCACATCTGCCCTTCGTTTAATTCGATCTTGCTCTTACGATCACGAAATGGCTTCAGCCAAATCTTGAGTTTTAGATCGAGAGGCTGACCAACATAAACTTTCTCTTGGCTGCCCTCGATTTCAACAAACAGCAAATCTCCCGTCTCGCTCTTCGTGGCCACAAAACTTATCGGTTTTGTTTCTTCTGTCTTCCCATCGACCCTAATTACCAAGGACGGAACCTCAAAACGCCCAGCACGGCGTGGTGTAATTACAAACTGCGCCGTCACGCTTCGACTCTCACTGCGACGTCCATTAATAATTGTGATCTGGGACGATTGAGCCGGAACACCCGCCGAACGTACGTCACATCCATCAATCTCTGGATCTTCGGGTATTACGTAGTCGCGAGCATTGGCGATCTGCACCTGCAAGACGAAGGGCACACCAACGTAGGCCTCGCGAGTCGAAAGCCGCGCCGAAACTCGTTGTGCGTGAACCGATAACGGTACCACACAACCAATCAACACAAATGCGAGCAGGGATGTTATTAGGTTTCGTTTCATCATTCGTTTCACCGGTTCACACAATTACCAATCTTTGTCCACTTGCACGCGACGGGAACGCTGACGTTGCTGCTGTTGCAAACGACGCAACATGTCACGATCACGTACTGACTGAAGTAACTTCAACGCCTCTTCACGACTAATGAGATCATCTGCATTGGTTGGAACGGCCATAGCCTGACGATCCTGATCCAAGGGTTT
This genomic window from Pirellulaceae bacterium contains:
- a CDS encoding BatD family protein gives rise to the protein MMKRNLITSLLAFVLIGCVVPLSVHAQRVSARLSTREAYVGVPFVLQVQIANARDYVIPEDPEIDGCDVRSAGVPAQSSQITIINGRRSESRSVTAQFVITPRRAGRFEVPSLVIRVDGKTEETKPISFVATKSETGDLLFVEIEGSQEKVYVGQPLDLKLKIWLKPFRDRKSKIELNEGQMWQMLSESTAWGKFADRLQEMAENQERPRGVEVLRDDGNGDERSYFLYEIDATVYPTRPGKIDGNDVQIVVNYPVSLGRSRDPFGSMFADDFFGSSPFGSRLRVADARPIVAEATVNATEVVAVPTADRPTDYRGAVGRYRIVAEAEPSVVAAGDPITLRIGVLGDGPMELVQAPPLYEMPIFTNDFKVMDQSPGGFVQDNTKVFVTTIRPRRAGVSEVPPIPFSFFDPDKEQYETVYTEAIPITVNESEMLAMDSIISNSSPSGDDQASTSSLDATPDFTNNDSGMLLNSMSVPSRSTWKYFAILPAVVWLLIAAGRMALGYGVRLPRSRFAKTLALKRINAADTDAAVVQSLVNFVADKSGEKVGSDRQAVGVLRVLGLFAEANQLESFLDRLSRFQSAPRDSAETVSHSSRYEGLAATSGSKQPACSLVDLLDSAMTHVSKRNIRRSKKSAKMIAPRSVGRTTVASLMLLAVLMTPSWVEGGESQRSLPELSESQRKTVLSEANAAYRAAEAVASTDQAEALELFDTASRKYQLLVDQGIQNSELFLNLANSYLRSGECGYAICNYHRVLRLDPGNGQAIANLRFANEHAGKEANDDEKAAASKLTSGSRAFQKMAQTAAANRGWLQTVFAVSSVVFWTFMVFWTLRFQFPVAQWAAVPFLLLLICGIGLYWSDGIEQPLAIVVAEEAHLRTGDGLEFPKVAKIQAAEGMEATIVDRRNDWVRVELSGGQAGWLPESQVESVVLPL